The Oncorhynchus clarkii lewisi isolate Uvic-CL-2024 chromosome 29, UVic_Ocla_1.0, whole genome shotgun sequence genome contains a region encoding:
- the LOC139388453 gene encoding phosphatidylinositol 4-phosphate 5-kinase-like protein 1 isoform X1 yields MSQTEMEMSAGPAEGTHRTGTVKRKMWGGLRQQWKLLGLFEIDQQHDFYSLTSMMKEGLSAAVQNTIDNPPPDELSEDDYRLEVTQIHKAFRMETFAGPVFASLRRSLGMTEKEYQHSLSNDGSYLQFISNSKSKADFFLTNDKRFFLKTQNKREVQFLLSNLRIYMEHLEKYPHSLLVKFLGVHRIKIPHRRKKYFIVMQSVFYPDDRINARYDIKGCEVSRWTDPAPEGSQVIVVLKDLNFEGQYITLDQHRPWLLRQVEIDTSFLQRLNVLDYSLLVAHQPLHQDERHQCLSFATLIMRTKKSWSFFRTKPMTSRSVITCSSPTHAGMPTVPGAVPEEDSALLVSEMDGGTGSCSVTESRVGSGLGSAPSRRPCTEQPVGTVTDSMELQDFQAQNRRLLPNFRNPLHVIDGPEHRYFVGIIDIFTVYSFKKRLEHWWKRLRHPGQAFSTVSPPAYCHRLCQWVQDHTR; encoded by the exons ATGAGCCAAACTGAG ATGGAGATGTCTGCGGGTCCAGCGGAGGGCACGCACAGGACTGGTACGGTGAAGAGGAAGATGTGGGGGGGTCTGAGGCAGCAGTGGAAGCTACTGGGCCTGTTTGAGATCGACCAGCAGCACGATTTCTACAGCCTCACCTCTATGATGAAGGAAGGCCTCTCTGCAGCCGTGCAGAACACCATCGACAACCCACCACCG GATGAATTGTCGGAAGATGACTACAGATTGGAGGTCACTCAAATACACAAG GCCTTCAGAATGGAGACGTTTGCAGGGCCAGTGTTTGCCAGCTTGCGTCGCTCCCTGGGGATGACAGAAAAGGAGTATCAGCACTCTCTCTCCAACGACGGTTCCTACCTGCAGTTCATCAGCAACTCCAAAAGCAAGGCCGACTTCTTTCTCAC GAACGATAAGCGGTTCTTTCTGAAGACCCAGAACAAGAGAGAGGTGCAATTCCTCCTGTCCAACCTAAGAATCTACATGGAGCACCTAGAGAAGTATCCTCATTCACTGCTGGTCAAGTTCTTAG GTGTCCACAGGATCAAAATTCCACATAGGAGGAAG AAGTACTTTATTGTAATGCAGAGTGTTTTTTACCCTGACGATCGAATAAATGCCAG GTATGACATCAAGGGTTGTGAGGTGAGCCGGTGGACAGACCCAGCTCCAGAGGGAAGTCAGGTTATCGTTGTTCTCAAGGACTTGAACTTCGAGGGCCAGTACATCACTTTGG ACCAGCACCGTCCATGGCTGCTCCGGCAGGTGGAGATTGACACGTCGTTCCTGCAGAGACTCAACGTGCTGGACTACAGCCTCCTGGTGGCTCATCAGCCCCTGCACCAGGATGAACGCCACCAGTGCCTGTCCTTCGCCACCCTTATCATGCGCACTAAAAA GTCCTGGTCTTTCTTCAGGACAAAACCAATGACTTCCAG GTCAGTGATCACATGCTCAAGCCCCACCCATGCGGGCATGCCCACTGTTCCGGGGGCGGTCCCAGAGGAAGATTCCGCCCTGTTGGTATCAGAGATGGACGGCGGGACAGGAAGTTGCAGCGTTACTGAGTCACGGGTAGGAAGTGGCCTGGGCAGTGCCCCTTCCAGGAGACCCTGTACTGAGCAGCCGGTGGGAACGGTCACGGATTCGATGGAACTGCAAGACTTCCAGGCCCAGAACCGCCGGCTGCTGCCCAACTTCAGAAACCCGCTGCACGTCATTGACGGACCGGAGCATCGCTACTTTGTGGGCATCATCGACATCTTCACTGTCTACAGCTTCAAGAAGAGGCTGGAGCATTGGTGGAAGAGACTGCGGCACCCAGGGCAGGCCTTCTCCACCGTCAGCCCCCCCGCTTACTGCCATAGGCTCTGCCAGTGGGTACAGGACCACACCAGGTAG
- the LOC139388453 gene encoding phosphatidylinositol 4-phosphate 5-kinase-like protein 1 isoform X2 — translation MEMSAGPAEGTHRTGTVKRKMWGGLRQQWKLLGLFEIDQQHDFYSLTSMMKEGLSAAVQNTIDNPPPDELSEDDYRLEVTQIHKAFRMETFAGPVFASLRRSLGMTEKEYQHSLSNDGSYLQFISNSKSKADFFLTNDKRFFLKTQNKREVQFLLSNLRIYMEHLEKYPHSLLVKFLGVHRIKIPHRRKKYFIVMQSVFYPDDRINARYDIKGCEVSRWTDPAPEGSQVIVVLKDLNFEGQYITLDQHRPWLLRQVEIDTSFLQRLNVLDYSLLVAHQPLHQDERHQCLSFATLIMRTKKSVITCSSPTHAGMPTVPGAVPEEDSALLVSEMDGGTGSCSVTESRVGSGLGSAPSRRPCTEQPVGTVTDSMELQDFQAQNRRLLPNFRNPLHVIDGPEHRYFVGIIDIFTVYSFKKRLEHWWKRLRHPGQAFSTVSPPAYCHRLCQWVQDHTR, via the exons ATGGAGATGTCTGCGGGTCCAGCGGAGGGCACGCACAGGACTGGTACGGTGAAGAGGAAGATGTGGGGGGGTCTGAGGCAGCAGTGGAAGCTACTGGGCCTGTTTGAGATCGACCAGCAGCACGATTTCTACAGCCTCACCTCTATGATGAAGGAAGGCCTCTCTGCAGCCGTGCAGAACACCATCGACAACCCACCACCG GATGAATTGTCGGAAGATGACTACAGATTGGAGGTCACTCAAATACACAAG GCCTTCAGAATGGAGACGTTTGCAGGGCCAGTGTTTGCCAGCTTGCGTCGCTCCCTGGGGATGACAGAAAAGGAGTATCAGCACTCTCTCTCCAACGACGGTTCCTACCTGCAGTTCATCAGCAACTCCAAAAGCAAGGCCGACTTCTTTCTCAC GAACGATAAGCGGTTCTTTCTGAAGACCCAGAACAAGAGAGAGGTGCAATTCCTCCTGTCCAACCTAAGAATCTACATGGAGCACCTAGAGAAGTATCCTCATTCACTGCTGGTCAAGTTCTTAG GTGTCCACAGGATCAAAATTCCACATAGGAGGAAG AAGTACTTTATTGTAATGCAGAGTGTTTTTTACCCTGACGATCGAATAAATGCCAG GTATGACATCAAGGGTTGTGAGGTGAGCCGGTGGACAGACCCAGCTCCAGAGGGAAGTCAGGTTATCGTTGTTCTCAAGGACTTGAACTTCGAGGGCCAGTACATCACTTTGG ACCAGCACCGTCCATGGCTGCTCCGGCAGGTGGAGATTGACACGTCGTTCCTGCAGAGACTCAACGTGCTGGACTACAGCCTCCTGGTGGCTCATCAGCCCCTGCACCAGGATGAACGCCACCAGTGCCTGTCCTTCGCCACCCTTATCATGCGCACTAAAAA GTCAGTGATCACATGCTCAAGCCCCACCCATGCGGGCATGCCCACTGTTCCGGGGGCGGTCCCAGAGGAAGATTCCGCCCTGTTGGTATCAGAGATGGACGGCGGGACAGGAAGTTGCAGCGTTACTGAGTCACGGGTAGGAAGTGGCCTGGGCAGTGCCCCTTCCAGGAGACCCTGTACTGAGCAGCCGGTGGGAACGGTCACGGATTCGATGGAACTGCAAGACTTCCAGGCCCAGAACCGCCGGCTGCTGCCCAACTTCAGAAACCCGCTGCACGTCATTGACGGACCGGAGCATCGCTACTTTGTGGGCATCATCGACATCTTCACTGTCTACAGCTTCAAGAAGAGGCTGGAGCATTGGTGGAAGAGACTGCGGCACCCAGGGCAGGCCTTCTCCACCGTCAGCCCCCCCGCTTACTGCCATAGGCTCTGCCAGTGGGTACAGGACCACACCAGGTAG